In a single window of the Leptospira sanjuanensis genome:
- a CDS encoding DoxX family protein: MESQTVSKGQLWTGRVLSGIAIAFLLMDGVGKFFLDLMPKEAMEDAAKLAYPSSIMPWIGTTLIVCTLLYAFPKTSYFGAILLTGYLGGAVSAHVRILNPWLSHILFPVYLGFFIWGGLYLRNPELRALVPWKK; this comes from the coding sequence ATGGAATCACAAACCGTTTCAAAAGGTCAGCTTTGGACCGGAAGAGTTTTAAGCGGAATCGCGATCGCGTTCTTATTGATGGACGGAGTCGGAAAATTCTTCCTTGATCTTATGCCCAAGGAAGCGATGGAAGACGCGGCAAAACTCGCGTATCCCAGCAGCATCATGCCCTGGATCGGCACAACGCTTATCGTCTGTACTTTGTTATACGCATTTCCCAAAACTTCTTACTTCGGCGCGATTTTATTAACGGGTTATTTGGGCGGTGCTGTCTCCGCTCACGTTCGAATTTTAAATCCGTGGTTGAGTCATATTCTATTTCCCGTATATCTCGGCTTTTTTATTTGGGGCGGGTTGTATCTCAGAAACCCCGAATTACGAGCGCTCGTTCCCTGGAAGAAATAA
- the mgtA gene encoding magnesium-translocating P-type ATPase codes for MKEKKKRPETIRFWSLTPEECLTGLNSDRLGLSEEEARNRLNRFGSNRLSSQKESSVWGLFFSQFKSPIVLLLFFAAGLSIVVRDPADALIILGIVFVSGILGFSQERGAMNAVSKLLAMVQIRVTVFRNGSRIDIPLEEVVPGDVLGLSAGDVIPADCRLLESKDLFVNEATLTGETFAEEKFADTLREDVPLSKRTNSLWMGTHVVSGEARALVIQTGTNTEFGKISERLKLRPMETEFETGVRRFGFFLLHVTLLLVIAIFVINVFLHKPVLESFLFSLALAVGLTPQLLPAIISINLSHGAKKMAEKKVIVKRLAAIENFGNMNIICSDKTGTLTEGAVKLKAALDIYGNENENVALHAFLNASFETGFVNAIDQSIRTDLNFDLTGYEKQDEIPYDFLRKRLTILVSHKDGHTMITKGALTNVLDVCSSARTEKGSVVPIETVRDSILNKYEELGAQGYRILGLASKDTGSKSKIDKLEESNMVFLGLLCFYDPPKKDVDKTVADLKALGVSLKVITGDNRFVAESLCSKIGFSNPKLLCGPDLQNMSNEALIQQVGGVDVFAEVEPNSKERIILALKKAGNVVGYIGDGINDVSALHSSDVGISVEQAVDVAKNAADLVLLEKDLEVLVDGVKEGRITFANTLKYVFMATSANFGNMFSMAGVSLFLPFLPLLPKQILLTNFLTDFPEMTIATDRVDEEMIASPKRWDISAIRKFMIVFGMVSSFFDYLTFAVLHWILQVNPEQFRTGWFLESVVSASLIVLVIRTRNAFYKSKPGRALFSTTLAVIAITTVLPFSPIAGTFGLVALPLPFLGILIGIVAIYVSAAEIVKRVFYKKVQI; via the coding sequence ATGAAAGAAAAAAAGAAACGACCGGAAACGATCCGTTTTTGGAGTCTGACACCGGAAGAATGTTTAACCGGATTGAATTCCGATCGACTCGGTTTATCGGAAGAGGAAGCGAGGAACCGTCTCAACCGATTCGGTTCCAATCGCCTTTCTTCCCAAAAAGAATCTTCCGTTTGGGGTTTGTTCTTCTCTCAGTTTAAAAGTCCGATCGTTCTTCTTTTATTTTTCGCTGCGGGTCTTTCCATCGTCGTCCGCGATCCGGCCGACGCTCTCATCATTCTCGGAATCGTCTTTGTCAGCGGAATCTTAGGTTTCTCGCAGGAACGAGGCGCGATGAATGCCGTCAGCAAACTTCTCGCAATGGTCCAGATCCGAGTTACCGTTTTTCGAAACGGATCTCGGATCGATATTCCTTTGGAAGAAGTCGTTCCCGGCGACGTACTGGGCTTGAGCGCGGGAGATGTAATCCCCGCAGATTGTCGTTTACTCGAATCCAAGGATCTCTTCGTGAACGAAGCCACCCTTACGGGAGAAACCTTTGCGGAAGAGAAGTTTGCCGATACATTACGCGAAGACGTTCCTCTTTCCAAACGGACCAATTCGCTTTGGATGGGAACGCACGTAGTCAGCGGAGAAGCGAGAGCTCTCGTCATTCAAACGGGTACGAATACGGAATTCGGAAAGATTTCGGAAAGACTCAAACTGCGTCCGATGGAAACGGAGTTTGAAACCGGCGTAAGAAGGTTCGGATTTTTTCTATTGCACGTTACTCTTCTTTTGGTCATCGCGATCTTTGTGATCAACGTGTTTCTCCATAAACCCGTATTGGAATCGTTTTTATTCTCTCTGGCGTTGGCTGTCGGATTAACGCCCCAGCTTCTTCCTGCGATCATCAGCATCAATCTTTCGCACGGAGCCAAAAAGATGGCGGAAAAGAAGGTCATCGTAAAACGTTTGGCCGCGATCGAGAATTTCGGAAACATGAATATCATTTGTTCGGATAAAACGGGAACGTTAACCGAAGGCGCGGTCAAACTCAAAGCGGCTCTGGACATTTATGGAAACGAAAATGAGAACGTAGCGTTACACGCTTTCTTGAATGCTTCCTTTGAAACGGGATTCGTAAACGCGATCGATCAATCGATTCGCACGGATCTCAATTTCGATCTCACGGGTTACGAGAAACAGGACGAGATTCCTTATGATTTCCTGCGCAAACGGCTTACCATTCTCGTTTCTCACAAAGACGGACATACGATGATTACGAAAGGCGCGTTGACGAACGTTCTCGACGTTTGCAGCAGCGCTCGGACGGAGAAAGGCTCCGTCGTTCCGATCGAAACGGTACGGGATTCGATTCTGAACAAGTATGAAGAGTTGGGCGCGCAAGGGTATCGAATTTTGGGACTTGCGTCCAAGGACACCGGAAGTAAATCCAAAATCGATAAATTAGAAGAATCGAATATGGTATTTCTCGGACTACTTTGTTTTTACGATCCTCCCAAAAAGGATGTGGATAAAACCGTGGCCGATCTCAAAGCGCTCGGAGTTTCTCTCAAAGTTATCACGGGAGACAATCGATTTGTCGCGGAAAGCCTCTGTTCAAAAATCGGATTTTCCAATCCTAAACTTCTGTGCGGACCGGATTTGCAGAATATGAGCAACGAAGCTTTGATTCAACAAGTAGGCGGAGTGGATGTGTTCGCGGAAGTGGAACCGAACAGCAAGGAACGGATCATTCTCGCGTTAAAAAAAGCGGGGAACGTGGTCGGTTATATCGGCGACGGAATCAACGACGTTTCGGCTCTTCATTCTTCGGACGTAGGGATCTCCGTAGAACAAGCCGTAGACGTGGCAAAAAATGCTGCCGATTTGGTGTTACTCGAAAAAGATCTGGAAGTTTTAGTCGACGGAGTCAAAGAAGGGAGAATCACGTTCGCAAACACTCTCAAATACGTGTTTATGGCGACGAGCGCGAACTTCGGAAATATGTTCAGTATGGCCGGAGTTTCCTTGTTCTTACCGTTTTTACCTCTTTTACCGAAGCAGATCCTTCTTACGAATTTTTTAACGGACTTTCCGGAAATGACGATCGCAACAGATCGAGTCGACGAAGAAATGATCGCTTCACCGAAACGCTGGGACATCTCGGCCATCCGAAAATTTATGATCGTATTCGGAATGGTGAGTTCTTTTTTCGATTATCTTACGTTTGCGGTATTGCATTGGATCTTGCAAGTGAACCCCGAACAATTTCGAACCGGTTGGTTTTTGGAATCCGTCGTATCGGCTTCCCTCATCGTTCTTGTGATCCGCACTCGGAACGCATTTTATAAAAGTAAACCGGGCAGAGCTTTGTTTTCAACGACGCTCGCCGTAATTGCGATCACTACCGTTTTGCCGTTTAGTCCGATTGCGGGAACGTTCGGTCTCGTAGCTTTGCCGCTACCATTTCTCGGAATTCTAATCGGAATCGTCGCGATCTATGTGAGCGCAGCCGAAATCGTAAAGCGCGTGTTTTACAAAAAGGTTCAAATTTAG
- the lvrA gene encoding hybrid histidine kinase/response regulator LvrA: MNSLNTKNIDYKRIFESVPGLYLILLPNLEIVAVSDAYLKATKTIREEILGRGLFDVFPDNPSDPNADGVSNLRHSLELVLKDKAPNTMAVQKYDVRLPDSEGGGFEEKYWSPMNSPICDENGEVLYIIHRVEEVTEFVKLKRLGTEQSKEAEELRTLTASMETEIYQRAQEIQNTNKKLLRANEELTQREREIQEVYQRLYDIDQLKSQFFTNVSHELRTPLTLIIGPTQTLLKDQRISTTQRAFLETIERNSYTLLKHVNDLLDLSKLEAGRMTLQYSNANLSQVIQYVASHFDSVAKERGIEFVLNLPESISAQIDVSKLERVVLNLISNAFKFVPDRGKIQCDLKTEGSSAWIEVSDNGTGVPAHLRERIFEKFRQGEEGNARSFGGTGLGLAIAKEFVELHLGSLGVFDSPLGGALFRIQLPLAAPVTIDDSRTVEAEGIGPAILSNVYELKRNREEPLEESHIFYNRPKVLIVEDNPEMRKYIFATLAKEFNLSLAVDGKQGLEKAIREKPDIIVTDIMMPVMSGDQMVKEIRKLPELANTHIVFLSAKSDQNFRVKLLQEGAQDYLIKPFTPEELTVRVRNFTLLKKSIETLETANKDMEAFSYSVSHDLRAPIRGIEGFLNIIFEDFGASLDPEALRFLKIIHKNVLYMNDLIQDLLNFHRISKIDLKTRVVDMNNLVDEVIQAVKENYPENQYTLQMEKLPNALADGASLKQVWMNLISNAVKYSSKKEKPMIKIGAKEVGDFNAYYVEDNGVGFNDNYANKLFKVFQRLHTQEEFEGTGVGLAIVARIIQRHGGQVHAEGALNKGSTFSFTLPKLSENEKD, encoded by the coding sequence ATGAATTCATTGAATACAAAGAACATCGATTATAAGCGTATTTTTGAATCCGTACCCGGTTTATATCTGATTCTTCTTCCGAACCTGGAGATCGTCGCGGTCAGCGACGCATATCTGAAAGCGACTAAAACGATCCGGGAGGAAATTCTCGGGAGAGGCCTGTTCGACGTTTTTCCGGACAATCCTTCCGATCCGAATGCGGACGGGGTCAGTAACTTACGACATTCTCTAGAATTGGTCTTAAAGGACAAAGCGCCGAATACGATGGCCGTTCAGAAATACGACGTCAGACTACCGGATTCGGAAGGAGGAGGATTCGAAGAAAAGTATTGGAGTCCGATGAATTCTCCCATTTGCGATGAGAACGGAGAAGTCCTGTACATCATTCATAGAGTGGAGGAAGTTACCGAGTTCGTAAAATTGAAAAGACTCGGAACGGAACAAAGCAAGGAAGCGGAAGAATTAAGAACTCTCACCGCATCGATGGAAACGGAAATCTATCAAAGGGCCCAGGAAATCCAAAACACGAATAAAAAACTTCTCCGAGCGAACGAGGAACTCACTCAAAGGGAACGGGAAATCCAGGAAGTCTATCAAAGACTCTACGATATAGATCAACTCAAATCCCAATTCTTTACGAATGTGAGTCACGAATTACGAACGCCGCTTACGTTGATTATCGGTCCGACCCAAACCTTGCTTAAGGATCAGAGAATCTCAACGACACAAAGAGCTTTCCTCGAAACCATCGAAAGAAATTCCTATACGCTTCTCAAACACGTGAACGATCTTCTCGATCTTTCCAAATTGGAAGCCGGTAGAATGACATTACAATATTCGAATGCGAATCTTTCGCAAGTGATTCAATACGTCGCCTCCCATTTCGATTCGGTCGCTAAGGAAAGGGGTATTGAATTCGTATTGAATCTTCCCGAATCCATTTCCGCTCAGATCGACGTATCGAAATTGGAGCGGGTGGTTCTGAACCTAATTTCGAACGCTTTTAAATTCGTCCCCGATCGCGGTAAGATTCAATGCGACTTAAAAACGGAGGGATCCTCCGCTTGGATCGAGGTTTCGGATAACGGCACGGGAGTTCCGGCCCATCTTCGGGAAAGAATTTTCGAAAAATTCCGGCAAGGAGAGGAAGGAAACGCGCGCTCCTTCGGCGGAACCGGACTCGGTTTGGCGATCGCAAAGGAATTCGTGGAATTGCATCTGGGTTCCCTTGGAGTTTTCGATTCTCCGTTGGGAGGAGCTCTTTTTCGGATTCAACTTCCGCTTGCCGCTCCGGTGACGATTGACGATTCAAGAACGGTGGAAGCCGAGGGAATCGGACCGGCGATCCTGAGCAACGTTTACGAACTCAAGCGGAACCGGGAGGAACCATTAGAAGAATCGCATATATTTTACAATCGACCGAAAGTTTTGATTGTGGAAGATAATCCCGAAATGCGTAAATACATCTTCGCCACGCTTGCAAAGGAATTCAATCTATCGCTTGCGGTTGATGGAAAACAAGGCTTAGAAAAAGCGATCCGCGAAAAACCGGATATTATCGTTACGGACATTATGATGCCCGTGATGAGCGGGGATCAGATGGTGAAGGAGATTCGGAAATTACCCGAACTAGCAAATACGCACATCGTCTTTTTAAGCGCAAAATCGGATCAGAACTTTCGAGTCAAACTTTTACAGGAAGGCGCTCAAGATTATTTGATCAAACCGTTCACGCCGGAAGAACTAACCGTACGAGTTCGGAATTTCACTCTTTTAAAAAAATCGATCGAAACGCTCGAAACGGCCAACAAGGATATGGAAGCCTTTAGTTATTCCGTTTCGCACGATCTGCGCGCCCCGATACGAGGAATCGAAGGGTTCCTGAATATCATTTTCGAAGATTTCGGCGCAAGCCTGGATCCGGAGGCGCTCCGTTTTCTTAAGATCATTCATAAGAATGTATTGTACATGAACGATTTGATCCAGGATCTTCTTAACTTCCATAGAATCTCCAAAATCGATCTGAAAACTCGGGTCGTTGATATGAACAATTTAGTCGACGAAGTCATCCAAGCGGTTAAGGAGAATTATCCTGAAAATCAGTATACTCTCCAGATGGAAAAACTCCCGAACGCTTTGGCCGACGGAGCCAGTCTTAAGCAGGTATGGATGAACCTGATTTCAAATGCGGTAAAATATTCGTCCAAAAAAGAGAAGCCTATGATCAAAATCGGAGCAAAGGAAGTGGGCGATTTTAACGCATACTATGTCGAAGACAACGGCGTCGGCTTCAATGACAATTATGCCAATAAGTTATTTAAGGTATTTCAAAGACTCCACACTCAGGAGGAGTTCGAAGGAACGGGAGTGGGCTTGGCGATCGTAGCGAGAATCATACAGCGTCACGGGGGGCAGGTCCACGCCGAAGGCGCTTTGAACAAAGGATCTACGTTTTCCTTTACTCTTCCGAAATTGTCCGAAAACGAAAAAGATTGA